A region from the Mesorhizobium sp. J8 genome encodes:
- a CDS encoding OmpW/AlkL family protein, which produces MTNVRLVAAQGATALMVLMGVSPEALAADPVQPYIAQDQETLEAPSPWQIRMRALGVKTNDSGYVGGIAGSNLSYSDTITPEFDISYFFTENIAAELILATTSAKVDGTGAIGPLGNVGKVWVLPPTLTLQYHITRFGAFRPYVGAGLNYTVFYNQSVGSADALHVKNTFGAALQVGFDYMLDRHWGVNFDVKKLFLQPDFAVKVAGTDLRGKAKLDPWLIGAGLTYRF; this is translated from the coding sequence ATGACAAACGTGCGGTTGGTTGCGGCACAGGGCGCCACAGCGCTTATGGTCCTTATGGGAGTGAGCCCAGAGGCCTTGGCGGCAGACCCTGTGCAACCCTACATCGCACAGGACCAAGAGACGCTGGAGGCGCCGTCCCCATGGCAGATCCGCATGCGCGCGTTAGGAGTGAAAACCAACGATTCAGGTTACGTCGGCGGGATCGCCGGTTCCAATCTCTCCTATTCAGACACAATAACCCCGGAATTCGACATCTCCTATTTCTTCACGGAAAACATCGCTGCCGAACTCATACTTGCCACCACCTCCGCCAAGGTCGACGGCACCGGAGCGATTGGACCATTGGGCAACGTCGGAAAGGTATGGGTGCTGCCACCCACTCTCACGCTGCAATATCATATTACCCGGTTCGGGGCCTTCCGACCCTATGTCGGAGCAGGCCTGAACTACACCGTCTTCTATAATCAGAGTGTCGGAAGTGCCGATGCTCTCCATGTGAAGAACACCTTTGGGGCCGCGCTGCAGGTCGGCTTCGATTACATGCTGGACCGGCACTGGGGCGTCAACTTCGATGTCAAGAAGCTTTTCCTTCAACCAGATTTTGCCGTCAAAGTGGCTGGCACCGATCTAAGGGGCAAGGCCAAGCTTGACCCTTGGCTAATTGGTGCGGGCCTGACATACCGCTTCTAG